One genomic region from Epinephelus fuscoguttatus linkage group LG6, E.fuscoguttatus.final_Chr_v1 encodes:
- the arrdc3a gene encoding arrestin domain-containing protein 3a, with translation MVLGKVKSFTVSYDCLNDSNVPVFSSGDCVSGRVIIEVTGEIRVKSLKIHAKGFAKVRWTESRNAGSNTAYTQNYTEEVEYLNHKDILIGHERDDDNSEEGLTTIHSGRHEYAFSLELPQTPLATSFEGKHGSVRYWVKAELHRPWLLPMKTKKEFTVFEHIDINTPLLLSPQAGTKDKTLCCWFCTSGPISLSAKIERKGYTPGESIQIFAEIENCSSRMVVPKAAIYQTQTFYAKGKMKEVKQLVANLRGESLSSGKTETWSGKMLKIPPVSPSILDCSIIRVEYSLMVYVDIPGAINLSLNLPLVIGTIPLHPFGSRTSSVSSQCSMSWLGMGLPERPEAPPSYAEIVTEEQRQSSLDVPAAREELDGPLFAYIHEFRFQPPPLYSEIDPNPDHATRTEERRLDACPSR, from the exons ATGGTGCTAGGAAAGGTAAAGAGCTTCACAGTGAGCTACGACTGTCTCAATGACAGCAATGTTCCCGTCTTCTCCAGCGGGGACTGCGTCTCAGGGAGGGTGATCATCGAAGTCACCGGAGAGATCCGCGTGAAATCTCTCAAAATCCACGCTAAAGGATTTGCTAAAGTTCGTTGGACTGAGTCGAGAAATGCTGGATCCAACACTGCCTACACGCAAAACTACACAGAAGAAGTGGAATATCTAAATCACAAAGATATTTTAATTGGACACGAGAGAG ACGATGACAACTCGGAGGAAGGACTCACCACTATCCATTCAGGAAGACATGAGTATGCATTCAGCCTCGAGCTTCCACAGAC ACCTCTGGCTACCTCTTTTGAAGGGAAGCACGGCAGTGTGCGCTACTGGGTAAAGGCAGAACTCCACAGGCCATGGCTCCTGCCAATGAAGACCAAGAAGGAATTTACAGTCTTTGAGCACATTGACATCAACACTCCATTATTGCTG TCACCACAGGCCGGCACGAAAGACAAGACACTTTGCTGTTGGTTCTGCACCTCAGGTCCTATTTCCCTAAGTGCCAAAATCGAAAGGAAGGGATACACCCCAG GAGAGTCGATCCAAATCTTTGCCGAGATCGAGAACTGCTCTTCCCGCATGGTGGTGCCAAAGGCAGCCATCTATCAGACCCAGACCTTCTATGCCAAAGGGAAGATGAAGGAGGTCAAGCAGCTGGTGGCCAACCTGCGGGGAGAGTCTCTGTCCTCGGGCAAAACCGAGACCTGGAGTGGCAAGATGCTGAAGATCCCACCTGTCTCACCCTCCATCCTGGACTGCAGCATTATCAGAGTGGAGTACTCCCTCATG GTTTACGTGGACATACCTGGGGCGATTAACCTTTCCCTGAACCTGCCCCTGGTCATTGGAACCATCCCTCTCCACCCCTTCGGCTCCCGTACCTCCAGCGTCAGCAGCCAGTGCAGCATGAGCTGGTTGGGCATGGGACTGCCTGAGAGGCCTGAAG ctcctccaaGCTATGCAGAAATTGTGACAGAAGAGCAGAGGCAGAGCAGTCTGGATGTCCCAGCAGCCCGTGAGGAGCTGGACGGACCTCTCTTCGCCTACATTCACGAGTTCCGCTTCCAGCCTCCTCCTCTGTACTCCGAG ATCGATCCTAACCCCGATCACGCCACACGCACAGAGGAGCGCAGGCTTGACGCCTGTCCATCACGCTGA